From Micromonospora rifamycinica, a single genomic window includes:
- a CDS encoding MFS transporter, giving the protein MEATVSDQRPGPDRPATFREVFGRVEFRAVFAASVLSWIGDYVAKAAVTVLVYQESQSVALSAAAFAVSYLPWLVGGPLLAALAERHRHRQVMVTCDVIRMVLTALIVLPDLPVWAILALLFAATLANPPGQAARSALLPAILTGDRLVLGLSLNASASQAAQVVGYLAGAAVAVFSPTAALLLNAATFGLSALLVRLGVRDREPTLSEAHRTHLLRETAEGFRIVFGNPVLRAISLLVFSAMLFSIVPEGLAAAWAAERSGNGLDSGAAQAVIMAANPVGFIVGGLLVGRLVSPAGRLSLMRPLAVLAPLALVPALLNPPPVVVALLAAACGFAVAGLIPTANGLFVRALPNGYRARAFGVMATGIQVIQGGAVLVTGLLADRFSVPTVVGVWSAAGVLLMLCTALRWPNRATVDAAVAAADLTNVATGPQPDGSPAAARAGERSGHRHAVT; this is encoded by the coding sequence ATGGAGGCCACGGTGTCCGACCAGCGACCCGGCCCGGACCGACCGGCCACCTTCCGTGAGGTGTTCGGCCGGGTCGAGTTCCGTGCGGTCTTCGCCGCCAGCGTCCTGTCCTGGATCGGCGACTACGTCGCCAAGGCCGCGGTCACCGTGCTGGTCTACCAGGAGAGCCAGTCCGTCGCCCTCTCCGCCGCCGCGTTCGCGGTCAGCTACCTGCCGTGGCTGGTCGGCGGTCCGCTGCTGGCCGCGCTCGCCGAACGGCACCGGCACCGGCAGGTGATGGTCACCTGCGACGTGATCCGGATGGTGCTGACCGCCCTGATCGTGCTGCCCGACCTGCCGGTCTGGGCGATCCTGGCCCTGCTCTTCGCCGCCACCCTCGCCAACCCGCCCGGGCAGGCGGCCCGGTCGGCGCTGCTGCCGGCGATCCTCACCGGCGACCGGTTGGTGCTGGGCCTGTCGCTCAACGCCAGCGCCAGCCAGGCCGCCCAGGTGGTCGGCTATCTGGCTGGGGCGGCGGTCGCCGTGTTCAGCCCGACGGCGGCGCTGCTGCTCAACGCGGCCACCTTCGGCCTGTCGGCCCTGCTCGTCCGGCTCGGCGTCCGCGACCGGGAGCCGACGCTCAGCGAGGCACACCGTACCCACCTGCTGCGGGAGACCGCTGAGGGCTTCCGGATCGTCTTCGGCAACCCGGTCCTGCGGGCGATCAGCCTGCTGGTGTTCAGCGCGATGCTCTTCTCGATCGTGCCGGAGGGGCTGGCCGCGGCCTGGGCCGCGGAGCGCTCCGGCAACGGTCTGGACTCCGGTGCCGCCCAGGCCGTCATCATGGCGGCCAATCCGGTCGGATTCATCGTCGGCGGCCTGCTCGTGGGGCGGTTGGTGTCGCCCGCCGGCCGGCTCAGCCTGATGCGGCCCCTCGCGGTGCTCGCCCCGCTGGCCCTGGTGCCGGCGCTGCTGAATCCCCCACCGGTGGTGGTCGCCCTGCTCGCGGCGGCCTGCGGTTTCGCGGTCGCGGGTCTGATCCCGACGGCGAACGGCCTCTTCGTGCGGGCACTGCCCAACGGCTACCGGGCCCGCGCCTTCGGTGTGATGGCGACCGGGATCCAGGTGATCCAGGGTGGCGCGGTGCTGGTCACCGGTCTGCTCGCCGACCGCTTCTCGGTGCCCACGGTGGTCGGGGTGTGGAGCGCCGCGGGGGTGCTGCTGATGCTGTGCACCGCGCTGCGCTGGCCGAACCGGGCCACCGTCGACGCCGCGGTGGCGGCCGCCGACCTGACCAACGTCGCCACCGGTCCGCAGCCGGACGGCTCACCCGCGGCGGCCCGGGCCGGCGAGCGGAGCGGTCACCGGCACGCTGTGACGTGA
- a CDS encoding HNH endonuclease, producing MPDIRPTVGSGALVLNATYEPLCVVSVRRAAILVLSAKAVCVADGDGILHSAHDALPVPSVVRLTRFVRVPYRTHVGLSRRAIFARDGNRCAYCRGPAETIDHVFPRSRGGRHAWENVVAACARCNHTKGDKTPAELGWRLHSLPAAPKGTAWRVLGHRAPDPRWADWLDLRDPFREAEAA from the coding sequence ATGCCTGACATACGACCCACGGTGGGCTCCGGCGCGCTGGTTCTCAACGCCACCTACGAGCCGCTGTGTGTCGTGTCCGTGCGTCGAGCCGCGATCCTGGTGCTCTCCGCCAAGGCGGTCTGCGTCGCCGACGGCGACGGCATCCTGCACAGCGCCCACGACGCGCTGCCCGTCCCCTCGGTGGTGCGGCTGACCCGGTTCGTCCGGGTGCCCTACCGCACCCACGTCGGGCTCTCCCGGCGGGCGATCTTCGCCCGCGACGGCAACCGCTGCGCCTACTGCCGGGGCCCGGCCGAGACCATCGACCACGTCTTCCCGCGCAGCCGGGGTGGCCGGCACGCCTGGGAGAACGTGGTCGCCGCGTGCGCCCGGTGCAACCACACCAAGGGCGACAAGACCCCGGCCGAGCTGGGCTGGCGGCTGCACAGCCTGCCGGCCGCCCCGAAGGGCACCGCCTGGCGGGTGCTCGGCCACCGCGCACCGGATCCGCGCTGGGCGGACTGGCTCGACCTGCGCGACCCGTTCCGCGAGGCCGAGGCGGCCTGA
- a CDS encoding class F sortase: protein MRAAARIHRRSRRLAARIHRRSRRAAARFRRVAGQAFSASVTTADPVTQARPVRPVPRQPAFGGRFASGGPGLPVLAIAAVMLLIVTMLGVERVTGRSVLPDRFVAGLRPPPKKFPVLSGSPPTQIAISRIDLRATVHRVGIAPDGSIAVPDTARAQEAGWYDQGPTPGQYGPAVIVGHVDTTTGPAVFHGLKELHDGDEIEVTRADRRVAVFEVDEIQRYRKERLPVDQIYGDFSRPRLRLITCGGRWVGGATGYADNLVVYATLVRAD, encoded by the coding sequence ATGCGGGCCGCCGCCCGGATCCACCGCCGGTCCCGCCGGCTCGCCGCCCGGATCCACCGCCGGTCCCGCCGGGCCGCGGCCCGGTTCCGCCGGGTCGCCGGCCAGGCGTTCTCCGCCAGCGTGACCACCGCCGACCCGGTCACCCAGGCCCGGCCGGTACGCCCGGTGCCCCGGCAGCCGGCCTTCGGCGGTCGGTTCGCCTCAGGCGGGCCGGGGTTGCCCGTCCTGGCGATAGCCGCCGTGATGCTGCTGATCGTGACGATGCTCGGGGTGGAACGGGTCACCGGGCGCAGCGTGCTGCCGGACCGGTTCGTCGCCGGCCTGCGCCCGCCGCCGAAGAAGTTCCCGGTGTTGTCCGGGAGTCCACCGACCCAGATCGCCATCTCCCGGATCGACCTCCGGGCGACGGTGCACCGGGTCGGCATCGCCCCGGACGGCAGCATCGCCGTCCCGGACACCGCCCGCGCCCAGGAGGCCGGCTGGTACGACCAGGGCCCCACCCCCGGCCAGTACGGCCCGGCGGTGATCGTCGGCCACGTGGACACCACCACCGGTCCGGCGGTCTTCCACGGCCTCAAGGAACTGCACGACGGCGACGAGATCGAGGTGACCCGCGCCGACCGCCGGGTGGCCGTCTTCGAGGTCGACGAGATCCAGCGGTACCGCAAGGAACGGTTGCCGGTCGACCAGATCTACGGTGACTTCAGCCGTCCCCGCCTGCGGTTGATCACCTGCGGCGGGCGCTGGGTCGGGGGTGCGACCGGTTACGCCGACAACCTGGTGGTCTACGCCACCCTGGTCCGGGCCGACTGA
- a CDS encoding Lrp/AsnC family transcriptional regulator — MDEMDWALLRELQADARLSFSELSRRVHLSPPAVAERVRRLEESGVITGYHAHVDLARAGRPVVALIRMSCYGSRCILHDPQVVDWPEIQEIHRITGDACSVLKVAAGSIGQFEAVIDRLAPYGQPSSTMVLSTPLQWHPVTPLPPGPAALGPRQR; from the coding sequence ATGGACGAGATGGACTGGGCGCTGCTCCGCGAGTTGCAGGCCGACGCGCGGCTGTCGTTCAGCGAGCTGTCCCGGCGGGTGCACCTGTCCCCACCGGCGGTCGCCGAGCGGGTCCGCCGGCTGGAGGAGTCCGGGGTGATCACCGGGTACCACGCCCACGTCGACCTTGCCCGCGCCGGCCGTCCGGTGGTGGCGCTGATCCGGATGTCCTGTTACGGCTCCCGCTGCATCCTGCACGACCCGCAGGTCGTCGACTGGCCGGAGATCCAGGAGATCCACCGGATCACCGGGGACGCGTGCAGCGTGCTCAAGGTCGCCGCCGGGTCGATCGGGCAGTTCGAGGCGGTCATCGACCGGCTCGCCCCGTACGGGCAGCCGTCCAGCACGATGGTGCTCTCCACCCCGTTGCAGTGGCACCCGGTCACGCCGTTGCCGCCCGGACCGGCCGCCCTCGGTCCCCGGCAACGCTGA
- a CDS encoding tryptophan 2,3-dioxygenase produces MEQTDLRARTPTPAVRPVTPQQRRARAARNGGEPTLEFADRVPYDAYVHASTLHTLQQPLSSDPGEMSFLMVSQIMELYFGLTCHELRQARHDLRADRVWEALAPLRRAALHLEGLNAAWRGLRWMTPADFNRFRNLLGEGSGFQSAMYRQLEFLLGLRDPALIRPFRRQSQVYDELRAALAVPSLWDEVVALLGRHGHDLPAELLDRDVAVEHLPHPRVEAAWLAVYDDDGPDNHLRQLGEALVEVAEQFGDWRWNHVKAVQRTMGAKVGSGGSAGLAWLQRSMSRVVFPELWSARTAM; encoded by the coding sequence ATGGAACAGACGGACCTGCGGGCGCGTACGCCGACCCCGGCGGTGCGTCCGGTCACCCCGCAGCAGCGTCGGGCGCGGGCCGCCCGCAACGGCGGCGAACCCACCCTGGAGTTCGCCGACCGGGTGCCCTACGACGCGTACGTGCACGCCAGCACCCTGCACACCCTCCAGCAGCCGCTCAGCTCCGATCCGGGCGAGATGTCCTTCCTGATGGTCAGCCAGATCATGGAGCTGTACTTCGGGCTGACCTGCCACGAGCTGCGGCAGGCCCGGCACGACCTGCGGGCCGATCGGGTATGGGAGGCGCTCGCCCCGTTGCGCCGGGCCGCCCTGCACCTGGAGGGGCTCAACGCCGCCTGGCGCGGGCTGCGCTGGATGACCCCCGCCGACTTCAACCGGTTCCGCAACCTGCTCGGTGAGGGTTCCGGCTTCCAGTCCGCGATGTACCGGCAGCTCGAGTTCCTGCTCGGGCTGCGCGACCCGGCGCTGATCCGCCCCTTCCGCCGGCAGAGCCAGGTCTACGACGAGCTGCGCGCCGCACTGGCCGTACCGAGCCTCTGGGACGAGGTGGTCGCCCTGCTCGGCCGGCACGGGCACGACCTGCCCGCCGAGCTGCTCGACCGGGACGTCGCCGTCGAGCACCTGCCGCACCCCCGGGTCGAGGCGGCCTGGCTGGCGGTCTACGACGACGACGGACCCGACAACCACCTGCGGCAGCTCGGCGAGGCGTTGGTCGAGGTGGCCGAGCAGTTCGGCGACTGGCGCTGGAACCACGTCAAGGCCGTCCAGCGCACCATGGGCGCGAAGGTCGGCAGTGGCGGGTCGGCCGGGCTGGCCTGGTTGCAGCGCAGCATGTCCCGGGTGGTCTTTCCCGAGCTGTGGTCGGCCCGTACCGCGATGTGA
- a CDS encoding poly(ethylene terephthalate) hydrolase family protein: MPALHPHPARSGPRRPWPRLVARPLLALALVGGGALAAPGAPAAAGDGRSAAAVAANPYERGPAPTVSSIEAARGPFAIAQSTVAASAVSGFRGGTVYYPTSTAEGTFGAVAISPGYTASQSSVAWLGPRLASQGFVVITIDTLSVYDQPASRGTQLLAALDYLTGSSAVRTRIDRNRLAVMGHSMGGGGSLSAANTRPTLQAAIPLTGWHTVKNWSSVRVPTLVVGAENDSTAPVSSHSEPFYTSLPASLDKAYLELNAAGHSAPTSANVTVAKYSISWLKRFVDDDTRYEQFLCPAPRGSAIEEYRDTCPHS, translated from the coding sequence GTGCCCGCCCTGCACCCCCACCCCGCCCGGTCCGGCCCCCGTCGGCCCTGGCCCCGGCTGGTCGCCCGTCCCCTGCTGGCGCTCGCCCTGGTCGGCGGCGGGGCGCTCGCCGCGCCGGGCGCGCCGGCCGCGGCCGGCGACGGCCGAAGCGCCGCCGCGGTCGCCGCCAACCCGTACGAGCGCGGTCCCGCCCCCACGGTGAGCAGCATCGAGGCCGCCCGTGGTCCGTTCGCCATCGCCCAGAGCACCGTCGCCGCGTCCGCGGTGAGCGGCTTCCGGGGCGGCACCGTCTACTACCCCACCAGCACCGCCGAGGGCACCTTCGGCGCGGTGGCCATCTCCCCCGGCTACACCGCCAGCCAGTCCAGCGTCGCCTGGCTCGGCCCCCGGCTGGCCTCGCAGGGCTTCGTGGTGATCACCATCGACACCCTCTCGGTGTACGACCAGCCGGCCTCCCGGGGCACCCAGCTGCTCGCCGCCCTGGACTACCTGACCGGCAGCAGCGCGGTGCGTACCCGGATCGACCGGAACCGGCTCGCGGTGATGGGGCACTCGATGGGCGGCGGAGGCAGCCTGTCGGCGGCCAACACCCGGCCGACGTTGCAGGCGGCCATCCCGCTGACCGGCTGGCACACGGTCAAGAACTGGTCGTCGGTACGGGTGCCGACGCTGGTGGTCGGCGCGGAGAACGACTCGACCGCGCCGGTGTCGTCGCACTCGGAGCCGTTCTACACCAGCCTGCCGGCCAGCCTGGACAAGGCGTACCTGGAGCTGAACGCCGCCGGCCACTCCGCGCCCACCTCGGCGAACGTCACGGTGGCGAAGTACAGCATCTCCTGGCTGAAGCGGTTCGTCGACGACGACACCCGCTACGAGCAGTTCCTCTGCCCGGCTCCCCGGGGCAGCGCGATCGAGGAGTACCGGGACACCTGCCCGCACTCCTGA
- the ctaJ gene encoding aa3-type cytochrome oxidase subunit CtaJ, which yields MSVTDTLLIFVGIPAAVVLVIVGLVYAANHGSGGGAKRYRPGRRFDFTPVWFLGRPEQLADSAGTALAAGAQAPALTSHKQQQAGIEAPAGGTGGASDRW from the coding sequence TTGTCTGTCACTGACACGTTGCTGATCTTCGTCGGCATCCCGGCGGCGGTGGTGCTGGTGATCGTCGGGCTGGTCTACGCCGCCAACCACGGCAGCGGCGGCGGCGCCAAGCGCTACCGCCCCGGCCGACGCTTCGACTTCACGCCCGTCTGGTTCCTGGGCCGCCCGGAGCAGCTGGCCGACTCGGCCGGCACCGCCCTGGCCGCCGGTGCCCAGGCGCCGGCGCTGACCAGCCACAAGCAGCAGCAGGCCGGCATCGAGGCGCCGGCCGGTGGAACCGGAGGCGCAAGTGACCGTTGGTGA
- a CDS encoding DUF5130 family protein, giving the protein MTVGEQVDQAGTGTPPEVLDGPFSTRQLLRIDEALRLADQGSGLVFSVYVGGLDEPVREHAERLHRQLAEPDRSVLIAVSPNQRQLEVVTGRYARKRIPDTYVKLAALSMVASFGGGDLAGGIIQGLDQLASHAGRG; this is encoded by the coding sequence GTGACCGTTGGTGAGCAGGTCGACCAGGCCGGTACGGGCACCCCGCCCGAGGTGCTGGACGGGCCGTTCTCGACCCGCCAGCTGCTGCGGATCGACGAGGCGCTGCGCCTGGCCGACCAGGGCAGCGGCCTGGTCTTCTCGGTCTACGTCGGCGGCCTCGACGAGCCGGTCCGGGAGCACGCCGAGCGGCTGCACCGCCAGCTCGCCGAGCCGGACAGGTCGGTGCTGATCGCCGTGTCGCCCAACCAGCGCCAGCTCGAGGTCGTCACCGGCCGGTACGCCCGCAAGCGCATCCCCGACACGTACGTGAAGCTGGCCGCGCTGTCCATGGTGGCGTCGTTCGGCGGCGGGGACCTGGCCGGCGGCATCATCCAGGGCCTCGACCAGCTCGCCAGCCACGCCGGCCGGGGCTGA
- a CDS encoding Uma2 family endonuclease → MAQPTYEWRPPERDWREQDLYELPEDGNRYEIIDGSLHVTPPAGPYHHELADDIRMALRQSAPADWRVIREIGVRVPAGNLIPDVTVLRPGAPRDRMWADPSDVALVVEVESPNSRRHDRLTKPALYAESGIPAYWRVERSDFGPVVYRYTLVKGVHYNLLGTVGPDEPVPVDEPWPMRLDPRDWPR, encoded by the coding sequence ATGGCACAGCCGACGTACGAGTGGCGGCCACCCGAGCGGGACTGGCGCGAACAGGACCTGTACGAGCTGCCCGAGGACGGGAACCGCTACGAGATCATCGACGGGAGTCTGCACGTGACCCCTCCGGCCGGCCCGTACCATCACGAACTCGCGGACGACATCCGGATGGCGCTGCGGCAGAGCGCGCCCGCCGACTGGCGGGTGATCCGCGAGATCGGGGTCCGGGTGCCGGCCGGTAACCTCATCCCGGACGTCACCGTGCTCCGGCCGGGTGCCCCCCGGGACCGGATGTGGGCCGACCCGTCGGACGTCGCTCTGGTCGTCGAGGTGGAATCGCCCAACAGCCGTCGCCACGACCGCCTGACCAAACCGGCGCTCTACGCGGAGTCCGGCATTCCCGCCTACTGGCGGGTGGAGCGGAGCGACTTCGGTCCCGTCGTCTACCGGTACACCCTGGTCAAGGGAGTGCACTACAACCTGCTCGGCACCGTCGGCCCGGATGAGCCGGTACCGGTCGACGAGCCGTGGCCGATGCGACTCGATCCCCGCGACTGGCCCCGCTGA
- the pepN gene encoding aminopeptidase N has protein sequence MRNLTQAEATERARLLEVTGYDIDLDLSTAVQAEGRTFRSVTEVRFRCAEPGAGTFIETAAESVHAATLNGEPVDLADWSAEKGLALTGLAAENVLVVDAEFGYSNSGQGLHRTVDPVDGETYLYSQFETADAQKVFACFDQPDLKSVYTWHATVPTHWRVVSNMPAEREEPAGEGLKTVHFTTSARMSTYITALCAGPYHEVRDSHDGIDLGVFCRASMAPHLDADDLFLVTRQGFDFFHQQFGVRYPLPKYDQLWVPDFNAGAMENFGCVTHAESHYLFRSQVTDFEYEQRANTILHELAHMWFGDLVTMRWWNDLWLNESFAEWASHWCNTHATRFSEAWTTFLSIRKNWGYRQDQLSSTHPVYCEMPDLEAVEVNFDGITYAKGASVLKQLVAYVGEEPFLAGLRAYFAKYAWGNATFDDLLTELETASGRELRKFAAQWLETAQVNTLRPEVTIGADGGYERVLVRQEAPAGHPTLRTHRIGVGLYDLTDGRLVRRERIEVDVTGEKTELSALHGRPAADVLLLNDDDLTYTKLRLDERSMATVVPHIAGFESSLARALCWTAAWDMLRDAELSARDYVALVLAGLPAEADINLVTATLRQASTALVFYADPAWAPTGWAALSRTAKATLAAAEPGSGFQLAWARAYASAARSDEDLATLRGWLAGTGVPAGLTIDTELRWTVLQSLVANGAAGTAEIEAELAGDRTASGEREAAYAHALVPTEENKAAVWSLLTGADALPNWRNRALLQGLTHPAQVALTAPYRERYFATVAQVWAQRDSEPAQEFVQLAYPAYLVEEETVAATDAWLAGDGHPAPLRRLVAEGRDGVVRALKARARDARSG, from the coding sequence GTGCGCAACCTGACCCAGGCCGAGGCCACCGAGCGGGCCCGCCTGCTGGAGGTCACCGGGTACGACATCGACCTCGACCTGTCGACCGCGGTGCAGGCCGAGGGCCGCACCTTCCGGTCGGTGACCGAGGTCAGGTTCCGCTGTGCCGAACCCGGCGCCGGCACCTTCATCGAGACCGCCGCCGAGTCGGTGCACGCGGCCACGTTGAACGGCGAGCCGGTGGACCTCGCCGACTGGTCGGCCGAGAAGGGCCTGGCGCTGACCGGGCTGGCCGCCGAGAACGTGCTCGTGGTGGACGCCGAGTTCGGCTACTCCAACAGCGGCCAGGGCCTGCACCGCACGGTCGACCCGGTCGACGGTGAGACGTACCTCTACAGCCAGTTCGAGACCGCCGACGCGCAGAAGGTGTTCGCCTGTTTCGACCAGCCCGACCTCAAGAGCGTGTACACCTGGCACGCCACCGTCCCGACGCACTGGCGGGTGGTCTCCAACATGCCCGCCGAGCGGGAGGAGCCGGCCGGCGAGGGGCTCAAGACCGTCCACTTCACCACCTCGGCGCGGATGAGCACCTACATCACCGCGCTCTGCGCCGGCCCGTACCACGAGGTGCGGGACAGCCACGACGGCATCGACCTGGGGGTCTTCTGCCGGGCCTCGATGGCGCCCCACCTGGACGCCGACGACCTGTTCCTGGTCACCCGGCAGGGCTTCGACTTCTTCCACCAGCAGTTCGGGGTGCGCTACCCGCTGCCCAAGTACGACCAGCTCTGGGTGCCCGACTTCAACGCCGGCGCGATGGAGAACTTCGGCTGCGTCACCCACGCCGAGTCGCACTACCTGTTCCGCTCGCAGGTCACCGACTTCGAGTACGAGCAGCGGGCCAACACGATCCTGCACGAGCTGGCCCACATGTGGTTCGGCGACCTGGTCACCATGCGCTGGTGGAACGACCTGTGGCTCAACGAGTCGTTCGCCGAGTGGGCCAGCCACTGGTGCAACACCCACGCCACCCGGTTCTCCGAGGCGTGGACGACCTTCCTGTCGATCCGCAAGAACTGGGGTTACCGGCAGGACCAGCTCTCCTCCACCCACCCGGTCTACTGCGAGATGCCGGACCTGGAGGCGGTCGAGGTCAACTTCGACGGCATCACGTACGCCAAGGGCGCCAGCGTGCTCAAGCAGCTCGTGGCGTACGTCGGCGAGGAGCCGTTCCTGGCCGGGCTGCGGGCGTACTTCGCCAAGTACGCCTGGGGCAACGCCACCTTCGACGACCTGCTCACCGAGCTGGAGACGGCCTCCGGCCGGGAGCTGCGCAAGTTCGCCGCCCAGTGGCTGGAGACCGCCCAGGTCAACACCCTGCGTCCCGAGGTGACCATCGGGGCCGACGGCGGCTACGAGCGGGTGCTGGTCCGGCAGGAGGCACCCGCCGGCCACCCGACACTGCGCACCCACCGGATCGGGGTCGGCCTGTACGACCTCACCGACGGCCGGCTGGTCCGCCGGGAACGGATCGAGGTGGACGTCACCGGCGAGAAGACCGAGCTGTCGGCGCTGCACGGCCGGCCCGCCGCCGACGTGCTGCTGCTCAACGACGACGACCTGACGTACACCAAGCTGCGGCTCGACGAGCGGTCGATGGCCACCGTGGTGCCGCACATCGCCGGCTTCGAGTCGTCGCTGGCCCGCGCGCTGTGCTGGACGGCGGCCTGGGACATGCTCCGGGACGCCGAGCTGTCCGCCCGCGACTACGTGGCGCTGGTGCTGGCCGGCCTGCCCGCCGAGGCCGACATCAACCTGGTCACCGCCACCCTGCGGCAGGCCAGCACCGCGCTGGTCTTCTACGCCGATCCGGCCTGGGCGCCGACCGGCTGGGCCGCGCTGTCGCGGACCGCGAAGGCGACCCTGGCGGCGGCCGAACCGGGCAGCGGCTTCCAGCTCGCCTGGGCCCGCGCGTACGCCTCGGCGGCCCGCTCCGACGAGGACCTGGCGACGTTACGCGGTTGGCTGGCCGGCACCGGCGTGCCGGCCGGGCTGACCATCGACACCGAACTGCGGTGGACGGTGTTGCAGTCGCTGGTGGCCAACGGGGCCGCCGGCACCGCCGAGATCGAGGCGGAGCTGGCCGGCGACCGGACGGCCTCCGGTGAGCGGGAGGCCGCGTACGCGCACGCGCTGGTGCCGACCGAGGAGAACAAGGCGGCGGTGTGGTCCCTGCTGACCGGTGCCGACGCGCTGCCGAACTGGCGCAACCGGGCGCTGTTGCAGGGGCTGACCCACCCGGCGCAGGTCGCGCTGACCGCGCCGTACCGCGAGCGCTACTTCGCCACCGTGGCGCAGGTGTGGGCGCAGCGGGACAGCGAGCCGGCGCAGGAGTTCGTGCAGCTCGCGTACCCGGCCTATCTGGTCGAGGAGGAGACGGTGGCGGCCACCGACGCCTGGCTCGCCGGGGACGGCCACCCGGCCCCGCTGCGCCGGCTGGTGGCCGAGGGGCGCGACGGGGTGGTCCGCGCGTTGAAGGCCCGCGCCCGGGACGCCCGCAGCGGCTGA
- a CDS encoding mycothiol-dependent nitroreductase Rv2466c family protein yields MTERVAVDMWFDPLCPWAWITSRWLLEVEQVRDVEISYHVMSLAVLNEGRELPEQYREMMERGWGPVRVCIAVEQAHGGATLARLYTAMGTRIHLGKEPLGREMITAALADVGLDPAFADAADSTGYDEALRASHEAGMRPVGTDVGTPVVHAPGPDGGTVAFFGPVVTPTPKGEAAGRLWDGVLLVAGTPGFYELKRSRTLGPIFE; encoded by the coding sequence GTGACCGAACGTGTCGCCGTCGACATGTGGTTCGACCCGCTGTGCCCGTGGGCCTGGATCACCTCCCGCTGGCTCCTGGAGGTCGAGCAGGTCCGGGACGTGGAGATCAGCTATCACGTGATGAGCCTGGCGGTGCTCAACGAGGGCCGGGAGCTGCCCGAGCAGTACCGGGAGATGATGGAGCGGGGCTGGGGGCCGGTGCGGGTCTGCATCGCCGTCGAGCAGGCGCACGGCGGCGCGACCCTGGCGCGGCTCTACACCGCGATGGGCACCCGGATCCACCTCGGCAAGGAACCGCTCGGCCGGGAGATGATCACCGCCGCGCTGGCCGACGTCGGGCTGGACCCGGCTTTCGCCGACGCCGCCGACTCCACCGGGTACGACGAGGCGCTGCGGGCCAGTCACGAGGCCGGCATGCGGCCGGTCGGCACCGACGTCGGCACCCCCGTGGTGCACGCCCCCGGCCCGGACGGCGGCACTGTCGCCTTCTTCGGCCCGGTGGTCACCCCGACCCCGAAGGGCGAGGCCGCCGGCCGGCTCTGGGACGGCGTCCTGCTGGTCGCCGGCACCCCCGGCTTCTACGAGCTGAAGCGCTCCCGCACGCTGGGGCCCATCTTCGAGTGA